From the Lytechinus variegatus isolate NC3 chromosome 5, Lvar_3.0, whole genome shotgun sequence genome, the window gagagaggggggggagcAGAGGCAGGAGGCAGGTATAGCTAGCTGGGGAATAGCACCCGCCCAAATCGTCGGAAATGATCACTGGCATTGCTCCAAACTTTTCCCGAGACTTTTATCGGCGCATAATCATCAAGAGGACGAAAACTCTGACTTTTCATGGTTCTGTTGCAATGTGATAAAGGCGATAATACTCTTTGTACTGCCCCGCCCCGTCACATCTGTGATACCATCTCCAGTCCGACAAACGTTTATACGTTATGACCAATCCGACAGTTCTATCTGTCACTTTGAGTTGGTTTCGTTGATGTGACTGTGGCACAAGATTGATAACAACTTTAAAGTTGGAGAGATATAGGTTACACTCGGACAATATCCTTCGGTATACTGATATTTTGGGATTTCACACGTTGGACGTGTAATTAAGAACATCCGGAAACTAGAAGAGGGCTCCATGCATTATATATTGTTCATTGACATCAGCCCCCACAACTTATACTCCTCTGAAACATTGCATGGTGCCTTTGACGTTGGAGCTCTTCATTGTATTGGTATATACGCTCAGTTGAATGCAGGCTCAAAAACAGCCCGAACTATTGACGGGATATACTATCGCATTTTATAGCAAAGTGAAAATAATCCGTTGGGAGTTTCTTCAATGTGGGCCAGTTTGCTCTCGAGTATGGGTTTGGGATCATCTGCAGTCGACCAAGGCTCCGGGCTAGAGGCGGGTGACTCCTCTTCTGGGGACACCCCTGGGGACACCGCGAGAAGGGGTAGGTATAATAGTTTAATTATAGGCCCATTTACGCAACACAATGTGCAGCATTTACATAGCCCTAGGCATTAGTGTACCTACGGGGGGGACAgaggggcagactgcccccggCCCCCTGACGAGTTagaactgatccctgacgagtcacaagtGGCCCGCTCatttgaacttgaagaaattttttttgcttgtcatatttttgggcggacgaatttgccctcCCCTTTGGAAAATTCTAGGTACGCGCCACTGGCCCTAGATGTCTCTGAGTGCTTCATATTATTATCCCGCTCCTGTAAACTTACGAGGAATAGCTAGGTACCCAATTAGCAATTAGTCTCcacacccccacccccttcgCGGTCCTGGGTGAATTTGCAGGgcaaatgatttgattttttttttcattttcacttttttcattctgataataaaagtaaataaatgtgttatcatcattttttctcaGCATACCGTAACAATAAGCAACTGACAAAATGAATAACGTGATTCTAATATGCATTCATATACATTCTAACACACTAgttaaaatataatcaatttctcttttttgtattattgaaacataattatagcagaaacattatatatacatgtatgtacatcgACCATatagatgtatactaattagtatacatctctatggtatCGACATagtacattttgaaatgttgatgACCTCCATCTCAAGCTTAGAGCTTTAAGAAATTGATGGAGGCCTtgaaaggaaaggggaaggaaaatcATACAAACTATGCAATAAAAGAGTCTTAGCTTTTATTGCTCAAAATAACaggaaaattaccccccccccccgatgaaaGGTGAAAGACACTGTGATTACAAAAGGGAAAGAAATTCAAATGagaaaatgataatcataatgttgATAAAAGCGATAAAAGTGAAAGTGCAAgtgtgcggggggggggtattatcGGTTGGTATATAGGAAACACACAGAGATTTTAGGTATTATAACTTAACAGTGGATTTCTCTTCATAACAGCTTTGAATGAATAGTGTAGAGCATAAGTCTAGGCATATAACATAAATGCTTACagatgccttgccaaagaacGTTAGTGCCGAGGTGGCAATCGAACCCCAATATCCACAAATGCACGTCATGCTTGCATCCCctggggatggggggggggggtaagggcCGGCAACATACTCTTACACAACACAAGAAAAAGCAATGAAAATTGATTGTTTATAGTAACCATCGAACGACGCACGTACAGtgaaaatggtataaaaaatgacaaaaatcgAGAGGGATGGTATAGCAGCacattttttactttcaaaattcaCCATGttgtgaaaataaaacattcgatgttttattcaagggttgggggaaatgtttcatatactAAAAGCTTAGGGAATAGGGATGATTATTTAGTGTCCTTTGAAAGACCGCGGGCATATAGTGTCCATGCACTGCAACgaaatgttatatatatttcattatgtcttgcagtattttcgaccttgttatgttatatttatcataattatgttgtgaaacggaaatcaataaatcaaatcaaatataaaaaaaatcaaactacatGTTATAACATCATCTTGCACGCAATCGTATCTGTCTGATCAAGGAGCTTCGTTTGACGCTCCTTGATAAAAGTTTGAACTCTCTTATACTGCttatattaaaataatattattcTAAGCGCATCAACATCGGCTTTTATCGAATCGGATTGCAGGAAGGGAGTGTTCTTTAGCCTGAAAAAAGCAATGTTTAGATTGCAGATACGTGGTTCTCATCATAACATATCAAATATCCCTGATTGTTTATCTTATACTGAATTATGGTGTTGATAATAGAGCTACATACTTGCTCTTCTTTCCATGGACTGAgtcttctcttttcttcctatttcacttcttgaaaatcaaatttgaatatttcatatttagaaaaatagtgagtgatttcatcagttccctcgtttgcataccgactggAATGTAATGAATGTGCataattataactgttttgtgaaattaaacgaaactttaaaaggtcataactttcctattttacatccgattttgatgaaattttcagtgttatgcttgttggatttttttcttttattcaaatcaactttttgttggggtagacctGTCCTTTATCTAATTTTCTAGTTTCCTCATTTTCCTATCAAAggtttatttctccctgaacatgttgaaaaccattgtttaacattttatggttcagtcaagttggtcctcattgtcaaatcagcaatgatttaaattatgtataattcgaacaataaaaaaaaatagtgagggacattatCGATTTTCTCGTTTGCATGTGACTGAATTACGGCgcaaataactattttgtgaaaactaagcgaaactttaaaatgtcataactttcttattatacatcaaattttgatgaaattttcagcatcatgcttgtctgatttttctctgttgattcaaataaacatttttctgaggtggactttacATGTAAGTAAGTATACCGTCCctaaattcaatttgaaaaaggCTACCGATTTTCTGCATTACTAAACcaaatcattttaaataatCCATTTCTTATTCCAAAACTAGTATGGATCCGACCAGTGCATGGCGGCACAAAAGTGGGAGCGGCGACTGCCCCGGAGGATATTTTTTAAGGAGTAAAAGAAAGAGATGTAAATTAAATCAAGGGGAGGAAGGAAGAAGACCATACGAAAGATCATTTTGGGTCGTTTAACTCTAATGTAGGCAACCCCCATTCTTCAGTTTAGAAAAGTGATAAGGTCCTTTTAAtgtcatctccccccccccctcctgcacCAATTAACCGTTAGAAGAATCCTGCACGGTATACCTTTGTTCCTGATATTCGAAGCCCAATACTATAGCGAATTTGATTGCATTACATCACATCCCGGTATCACATCCACATGCAATACTGCTACAACAGCTAGGAGTGGCTCCTTAATAATTTGGTGGGGGAGCTAGGGGTGGCCGTCATAAAAATAAGAtgcaatttttcttcattacttACAAAATCAGAGGGGTGAATGATCGCATTCTGCATGTGGAGCCGTTCACTCCTGTgtctgaaatattttctgaatGCACAAATATTATGGAAGCTAGTGAGCCATAATGCATGCACCACTAAAATGCACATTTCTCGTCAgtcttttgaaaaaatatccGAGTATTGTTTTGGTTGAAGGTCACaggtgaaaaaaaaggtttgatcAGACAAAAGTTCATCGATGTATTTAGCTCACCAAAGAACTGAAATGGAATGTAATGAGCGTAGCATTGAACTTTAATCGCGTGCAAACGCGTGTGTGTgcgtgagagagagagggggggggggaatttgtaatatttttaatattttagcAGCAAATTGAAGTGTGCGAAAGTATGTTGTATAAAAAAGGCCCTTATACAGTCTCTCTCAATCGCCCATATAAGAATCAGTCGATCTTGGCGAGTCTCAAACCAAGGATATTCCAAACAGACCCCACTCCTCcgccccctctccctctctctccctccctccctctctcactttctccTCTTCACGGGATCCCAAGAGGGAATGGCGAGAttacctccccctccccccaaaaaaactttaaaagtcgGCATGCGAACAAGACTATCAGATGTCGAGATATGCACCATCCCCAACTATATACCATTTCACTTAAAATCATCCCGACGTAGGCGCCAGGCCTAAACACATTCCATTTCACTATaggaatatcaaaatatatacatgttcaTAAAGGATGGAAGCTCGGGGCAAAGGTAAGACgttaattttcttctcattcacCTCTTCGAAAGTTCAAAGATGCATCCCGGGGATGTTATTTTTCCTCTAAACATCCTCTTATTACGGCTTATGAACCGGCGGGGCTCACAATACGTGGATGAATAATTTATGGTGTGTCCATCTCGCATCTGGTTTCACGTTGTGTATGGCGGATCGGACAGTGACAGTGGATATTGATTATcacattgaaaaatatttatggTATAGCCTGCCTCCAAGTCGTTAGGGTTTGTAATTTAAGAGTGTGCTGTGAGTTCATCCTGGGGAAATGGTAGCTAGGGCAGAAAAGATTTAGGAAttagaaattgatttttctttcagaagttttctgcatttattgttgagtcaaaataaatttacaatactAGAACATGGTAAAATGACAAagtattgggggggggggggggtactcgaaTTATATAGCATATGATACCTATGTGCCCCAAAATAATAAATCCATTGCTTTGAAACCAAAGTTGTTATTGACAACAAAATTAAGAGGCTGAGTAATTCAGTGATCGAACTTAATTAATGCAAACTGATTTATTCAGAGCTTTAGACGGGACacatatttcaagcattttctttgTAATCATTAAACACAGGTGTACTAGATGACAATGACCCCTTTTTTGCGGACATGACATCATTCAGATATATCAATACaacacaaaatcatattttttttcagtattcaaaataatgaaataatagctGCCTTGGCTGGCATAATGGAGAATGTGTATTTTAGTAATATAATACAAGCATGGCAGCGcgtattgatttttaaaataaattcagggcagaaaaaaaaaattaacaatttttttctgtcatcataaacattaaagaaaatatgaatctCTGTTATATCAGGGATGGTTATATGATAGTGCACATGTGCGAGCGGCTTGGAAATTGTTCATAATATATGCAGACCTGAAACAATAAACATGAAGAGCTCATTAATATCACTATATAAATGCTAAACAATAATGAAAGCTGGAATAGCAAGCGAAAATGTTctttgtatatttgtaaacAAGTTGAATATGTATAACTCTTTTTTCACATGTACACACATATATAATTATAGTCAAACTGTACACTAGATTAAGTGTCACAGcatgcgacaattgctccgatggcaAATCTGAGCAaaacttaaaggtaaatgctagttttggtaacgatatcaaaatgagttcgtacagaatccaatgaaatgaccaccaaagtgtctgtttgtataaataaaacgcatgtgccaaagaattctggaagaaattgtgtaattgctgagaaatcagcaaataagcacaggaatcaggtagggcgtcgggcccgacgccctaagcaataattatacattgtcccacgtgcgcttatctgtgttggggatcttcggtgtgaacatttttcagcgtagatttcaagatttcacaaagttcagttaatgtaactgtaccagatctagatcctcgatgatatactgacaattaagccttgttttacagactttctcatgaaatcagtgtttactgcaactactggaatttctctttaaacctaGCCAAACTAACTTATTTATCTTTACATTTTTCTGAACCAATGATTAGAATCCGAACTGTAACCCTATATGCCCTCTGGGATATAACGACAGGAGGAAATGTCGCGGGagaaaatgtcgtgtcaccgtaTACAGGTTTAGAGACCTGAAGTTTTGTATTTTCCAATTTACACTTTTCACCCCCTTCTTATTTTtacccttcatttttttttgttcgccctctccttttttttacctTCTGCTTTTTACtcttcacctttttttttgcgCCGCCGTTAAGCATGAGAGGGGGCCGTGATCAGGCCCCGGATCCGTCTATTTACTGCTgacaatactactactactactactactactactactactactactgcttctactgctgctgctactactactactactactactactactactacttctactactagaCTAGACtatactctactactactactactactactactatactactactactgctactactgctgctgctgctactaataCCCCTCCTATTACTATACtactgctgttgctgctgctactaatactccccctcctcctcctcctactactactactactactactacttttatactactactatatactactactgctacatgtacttctactattactactacttcttctactactactactactatactactagactacactctactactactactactactactactggtacaaatactcctcctcctcctcctcctactactactactactactactactagactatactctactactactactacttctactactatactactactactatactaagatactactgctactaatactcctcctacttctactactactactcctacttttatgctactactactactactatatactactatcACAAATTCTATTCCTATGActttctctccttctctccTTTTTTGATGTCCAACTCTTCTTCAAAATCCTTCTCCCCGATCTCTCTTGTCTATGATAATAAgaattgtttgttttcattcctATATCTCACACAGCTCATTTTTCAGTTGCCTTCACGACGCTGCTGGAGGGCGATGTTCAGGCCCAGCGAATCCCGTTTGATCGGGTTCTCTCCCAGAGTTCAGAAGACACCTATGACACAAATAATAACGAATTTACTTGTACCATACCAGGAGCATACTTCTTTACTTTCacgtatgtatatgtatatacatatatatatatatatatatatatatatatatatatatatatatatatatatatatatatatatatatatatatatatatatatgtatatatatatatatatatatttatatataccaacatctgggggggggggcacttccattgacgagtggataccatgcgtgaccatgggaTCTCAAAAagaaccctaaacacgtattttcgtgtgaaaccctacttttggaaacaaaacgatatactctaccctttttcattattttagcgtttttgacacccttacgttacgtacgttacgtgccctatcttgcaaaagacatcctttttacgtgtttttttttggtcgcgcatggtatccactcgtcaatgtaagtgcccccccccccgggacgcGAAATTATCTTTCCCCGggaccaacatacattacccaacataGTGGACGGTATGTTGCCCAAAGTcaagtatatatattccaaaGCAAGTTTCAGTCCAGTCAGTAGTTCTTTAAATAACCTCATTAAACTCATTTATAAACCTTCAAGCTGATCTTAAGTAAATCCATGGCTCACTTTAGAAACAAACCtctaaaacaaatgttttttttttatttaacaaaaaatcaGATGACAAGAGAACAAAAAATGGGGTtacatgaaataagaaagtacaacagcatctttttttttatgttataatGAAATGGttacaaataagaaaaaaaaacaaaggaaataagaCGCAAAGAAGAGcgaaaaaatcaaatcaatttcttgCCGCCCTTCCAGCATCCACCCACAGGAGGACAAGGCGGCCTCGGTCTCGCTGATGAAGAACGATGATGGACAGGTGATGCTCTTGGCAGCGAGGAAGAAACGAATATCAAACAGCGTGTGCTCGCAGTCCGCCATCTTGGATCTCGCAGAAGGAGACAAGGTGTGGCTCCAGCTGAATTCAGGGCGGGAGTACGGGATCAGGAGCCATCCCGGACAACCCTTGGTGACCTTCTCGGGGATCCTTGTCAAGTAGAACACTATTATTGGTCTGCATGGTGTCACACGTAGGCCTATAGCAAATTTTGCTTTATGGATCATACAAAACAACGCTTGTTTTACTTGTATGGGCATGCCTAATTATTTCTCTATGCAATATGCagtaaaattgataaaacaacGCACCCAAAACAAGTGTTAAAATTATTAATACTTCATCCTTTTCATCATCGAATAGCCTTAATTACTCGATGATATAGagtgtgttttatttatttcttttattaatctGTATGCGGACTGTATGCATATACTCCAAAACTTGGCTGCAGccagtggcggcggaagccaaaaaaaaaattagggggggtcCACCTAAAATTTGGGCccatggacacaggtaaaatttgacaagcaaaaacaaaccccaaaaaagttatcaaccaaaattttaggggggtccacctgaatgggaggggggagagagggggacgcaggaaacaaaattgacaagaaaaaacagtTTTCaacaataaatttaggggggacaggaGCCCCCACCCCCTcgtcccccgcttccgccgcctatgactgcagcaacaaaaaaaatccccaaaacATCCTCAAAAGGACCAAATAATTACTCGTTCACTCATCTGATGCAATAACAATCccatttttttacttaaaaaaaaggtaTAC encodes:
- the LOC121414735 gene encoding complement C1q tumor necrosis factor-related protein 4-like isoform X1; translated protein: MWASLLSSMGLGSSAVDQGSGLEAGDSSSGDTPGDTARRAHFSVAFTTLLEGDVQAQRIPFDRVLSQSSEDTYDTNNNEFTCTIPGAYFFTFTIHPQEDKAASVSLMKNDDGQVMLLAARKKRISNSVCSQSAILDLAEGDKVWLQLNSGREYGIRSHPGQPLVTFSGILVK
- the LOC121414735 gene encoding complement C1q tumor necrosis factor-related protein 4-like isoform X2, whose product is MEARGKAHFSVAFTTLLEGDVQAQRIPFDRVLSQSSEDTYDTNNNEFTCTIPGAYFFTFTIHPQEDKAASVSLMKNDDGQVMLLAARKKRISNSVCSQSAILDLAEGDKVWLQLNSGREYGIRSHPGQPLVTFSGILVK